The genomic stretch AAGGTAGCAGAAATCACATAGACATATTTGACAGAGGAGTTCATATGCATACTTTTTGTAGCATCAAAACATTTTTGAGATCCAACCAGTACATGTATATACTTCGCGTGCTCACATTTGCATATTTTTCCCGCTAACATAAACATCATAAACAACTGACAGCTTACATCACTTTGGCCTCCCCTATGTAAAGTTGATAACCTttcatattatataatataactaaaagGAGGTGTAAAAAAAAGAACTTGAACAGTATAAACCCAAACACACCATTTCTTTCTCTTTAAATCCTAAAATGCAACAGCCACAACTAGGAGCTGCATCACGTAACCGATTTGAGCAAGGGACACGATCGATCGGCACTATAATTGTTTACGGCCACCAATCAAGACCAAGAAATTGGACGCATCTGCAAAGATTCTTTAACTACATCTATGGTGACCAGTCAATGGAGCAAGAAACCACAAACAATGAACACAGGAACCAAAAAGAGTATAAAGAAAGCGTTTCGAACGAAAGTAATCTAAAGAGAGGAGCAGCAAAAGAAGAACCCTAATTCGGGGATTGTGAGGAGGTATTGCATGTACCTTGAGCAAGTCGCCCAAATGATGGCGACCACTTTCTCGACGGCGAGAGGAAAATACGCTCCGGCGGATGCGGCAGCGGCGGcgtaggaggaagaggaggcgggcgaaggaaATCGATTTCGAAGCGACGATATACCGAGGAAGAAAAGGGGGGTAAGGGATTTATTTCAAGCGGGTTAGGTCGGCCCCGACGCCGACTGGACTTAGTATGGGGAAGCCTATTCCACGACTCAGTGAGTTCAAAACGACAGAGATTGGGTCGCTAATGGGCCGGGTTGGGCCGATGGTGTTGGGGCTCCATTTAACGAAGAGAGAATGAAGAATTCTGCATAGTGCAACCCCTCTAATATTCTAACTCGAGTTCTAACTGCCAAAGCTCCATATCAAAAGTTCATCCAACTATTATGAAAAATCCTCAAGTTGCCTACTATTTAAACCTCAGGATGAGGTTCCAACAGCGAGAGAGAAGGAGGAGATCGAAACTTGCAATGTTTTGTAATCTGTCGAAAGCACCCAAGTATTATCCAAAGATAACTTGCATTCTTACATATCGATGAGCTTCTTATCacatttttatttcattattccAAGTCTTGTAGTAAGCATTTTGACTTTATAAATAATAGAAGTTTTTTTTTATACTTAGTCTTTCTGCAATAATTCGTTCCTTTAccaaaaattttatttgaaaggtGATATCAAGTCGATAGATCATCAAACTCAAACTCTATACAAATCAAATAGCATCAAAGCAACGATCTTATAGAACTACGTAAGTTGGAGTTCAGCCCATGATCACTTGGAGAAATAAACACCATCATAATAGTAATCGATAACCTAACAGACTTGGCTGACATTGTTGTCTAGATAACAATACTAGCATAGTATATAGAGATAGTAATGTGTTAGATATATACCTAAACTAATCATATAATGAATGATGACCAAgcaaggtgctagtcataggtgccctacaagcaaatcatataagtgatgacacgtgtgacttgatatgcagtctttttatttattattattatttgatattttatcattttatattgtttgttgtgtgaatatattgtaatgtccatgaatccgtgcaatgagaatcgaatcgtgatgagatcacgataatgagactgattcgcctttaaacataaatcctaaataatcccgatcataggataCTTGAGAGTGATATTgaaataaccggacaaactgatgtgctatatactcatccatatgatggatgtagctggtctcatagttgctcgtttgGGGATACTAggaatacaatgcaggtgctcattggagaatgaattcacttattgatccgctcatggaatattggatggttgatgatgctttattgtcagatagcgatttcgtcatcctagtggtgtatctggtccttagacttgagacgctAAGAATGtcatgtataagtactccactctttgataccaaacttataggtctagaggttccaaatctagcccaatcgatcatcgggagtggtattcaaccttacaagggctattgagtatcgatagagaatcatccactttcgatgtcatgagaggaatatcctatgtgttcttgctcagacaaatctctagctagggtcattcgaattgagagagaaatagttcttcgggagaatccgattaaagcgagactcgagtagaaactatatgagcctgacagtaccatgctcagtatacagtctctgggatattagatagataaacgactatagatacatagtaattgatgatagataggtccaaatgattggattctcctgcatcgtttggggactgcggcgtagtgaccTAATatatccacaatcgatgagtcgagtgaattattatgaagataataattcactgagtcagaaggagttctgacaggtatgactcatggctagctcgatattgaggcTAGAGGGTCATAGACTTATAGTAggcgttcgaatatgagatatccgttagaccccttatcttattggatatccaataaactcatgaattattggatcctatggatgagatccaataagagccaatgagagattattggatagagatccactaatttaagatgtttgggtagttggatggagatccaatacccaataaggtgggatccattagggttaagttgatatggggcctctataaataggaaggaaccaaacacccataggctagaggtttacttggttgtcacctcctattctcctctccccttctcttcttcagatagcaggcctggagatttaaagagcgtcgtcgcagccctactgtacgAATCACCATTAGAGATGATGATGCGtgatttgaaaatcttcgtacgataaaaattgatttcgataaaaaccgtttgtttgactcatataagtttgtaagtggatagagaagagaggattggatagtttgatatgaagtaaagtagaatacaataaagagaataagcagtaaAAAAAGAATAcattagaatttatagtggttcggtcgtagtgacctacatcaacttttgaTTCCTCGTCCACTGAGGTCGTCGACGTTCActaacggtctttcttcaatagacgaagactaaccacctctttataatacttttttcttttcatgagtttaggagataactcttacaagtcactcttttacaagtattccctcgtACACTTCCCTTAGgattaactctaagcactaggaggaggaaACTCAAAGTTTTGACGGAGTTTTCTcagtttttttctcaaaaattcttgccgcccaagtggggtatttataggccccaaatgatttcaaaaatgaAATCAAAAATTTAAACTTTCGGATCTTCCGGGTACCATACCAGAAAAAAGGTCTTATGACTTGTACTGGTTGGCCATACAGTAGAGAAAAATACGTTGCTTTAGATGATCCATTTCAAGAAAAACTAATGACTATTTAGTGTTACAAGGAGTCTgaataaagaaaatataaaatgcCTAAATCATCATTCTTCCCGAGTGCTGATCTTTCTATTCAGGAAGTGTAGTGAGGAGTGCAGTGAGATGCTGAGTCTTTTAAATTTGTTTGGGGTGTCTCTACTTGATAGTGTAATTGCTCGTATTGCGTATGATGACACTGAGGCATATAATATATCATAGTAACTCAAATGCTCAATGATCTCTTCTGACACATATATTCAGTGGATGGCCATGTAAATTAAGGCATGAGAGATGCTTGTTGTTTGTTAAAGAATGATAATTCCTTCAGCATTCAATTCCATGGCAATCTGAGCCACAGAGGCAAATTTAACCTGCAAGGCAAGCATGCACTATATGCAGATACTGCAAATGGGAACATGAAGCACAAAATAGAAGGGGGAAAAAAGAATAAGGAAAAGCTAGTTGGTTCCTTCCCTTAGAAGATAAAGTTAGCTGGTCACATGAAGTGCTTTAGCAACTTAGATAAAGAGTAAAACCATGTCATGCAGAGCTAAGTAATCTGGAACTGGAGTAACTTAGAAGTTCATCCATGGAGAGGAATCTTCACGCGTGACATGTAGCTTTATCTCTCTCTCCCACCAAGTCCTGGGCGGTCCAATGAGTCATGCCTTCCCATCCATTAACTTTATTTCCATTGCTCATCAGCCGGTCTTTAGTCTATTTACTACTTGTGCAGCAAAGTCCAGGATAACAGATTCTCTTCACGCCAATGTGGCGGCAATTGTGAGAGGATGAAGTTTGCAGTTTCCTTGTCGATTTAGTTGTAATGATGACGAGGAAAATTTGGCGAGTGATGAACGATGGAAGGCTCCCCAAAGTGTACTTTTTTCTGCTCCAGTTCTATGTGATTGATGCTGCTGCCACAGCAAAGTGGTAGGCCATGGTCCGGACATCAAGTGTCTCAATCCACATGCGGATCTAGAAGATTAACTTTCGTGGTCAGCTTGTCTTAAGTTATACGGAATGTACACCCAGCTTACTGTTGCACACATCATGCCAAAACACTGGTCTTGCCTAACTTGAGCAAACTGTCTGTGAAGTGGAGTTTGATCTTAGGTTGCCAATTCACTGTTATCAGCAAAACGATTAACCTTTGTTCTCTTCATCTGTTATGGATTGCCCAATATGAAATACCAGTATGGAACATGCAAACTTATCGTCCCTAACAATGGTGAAGATATTCTATTCAAGGCTTGAGCATGGAGGGAAGCACCAACCCAACACAAAAAGCTGTGGGTTTTGTCAGATTATTATCACTAAACGTGATCAGGTCGTGGCATTACATCTTTGTCCCTTTCACTCGAAGGAAGAATCCTCGATTAAGATAACATATATCCCATGTCCGGTTGAGATTTCATTTGGTCAATTGCTCGCATAAGTGACACTCCACTCACAAtcctgaatctatttatatcgtcGTCGTCTTCGCCTCTCCTCCAAAGCAGCAGTGACGCTTAGCTGAGAGAATGGGAGCTGATAGAGAACTCCGCGTTCTTAGtacactactgctgctgctggtaCAACCACTCGTAGTCTTCTCATCAACCCCTCCATTTGCATGTGATCCTACAAACCCATCGACCCCATACTACGCGTTCTGTAAGACGACACTGCCGATTGATAAGAGAGTGAGTGATCTCGTTTCACGCTTGACCTTGGAGGAGAAGATACCACAGCTGGGTGATGTAGCTCCTGCAATCCCTCGGCTGGGCGTGCCGAGCTACAAGTGGTGGTCGGAGGCATTGCATGGTCTGTCACTCTGGGGACGAGGTATCCACTTCAACGGCACCATTCGGTCCGCTACAAGCTTTCCCCAAGTCATACTTACCGCAGCTTCCTTCAACCCCCGGCTATGGTATCGCATCGGACAGGTATCTCATGTAGGTTGACACAGAGGTATCAGTTGGTTGTGAATGTAGTGCTTACATCTGCCTCTGATATTTGAAGGCTATTGGGATGGAGGCTCGAGCAATCTACAACATGGGACAGGCGGAAGGATTAACATTCTGGTCGCCGAACGTCAATATATTCAGAGACCCAAGGTGGGGCAGAGGCCAAGAGACTCCCGGCGAGGATCCCATGACAGCGAGCAAATATGCTGTCTACTTCGTGAGAGGACTACAGGGTGATTCCTTCAGAGGGAGAAGGTCCGGGCAGCTGAAGGCTTCGGCTTGCTGCAAACATTACACAGCCTATGACATGGATAATTGGAAGGGGAACAGTCGCTACACTTTCGATGCTCGGGTAAGTTACTCTAAGAATGGCGCGTTCCTTCTCGGACAACTAGATCGATCATATGTCAGGAAATCCTCAGTGGCTCATTTGCTGCTCAGGTAACAGCTCAGGACATGGAAGATACTTATCAGCCTCCTTTCAGAAGCTGCATCAAACAAGGTCGGGCCACTTGTGTCATGTGCTCATACAATCGCGTCAATGGAGTACCCACCTGTGCTGATTACAATCTATTGTCGAAGACAGCCAGAGGGTTGTGGGGCTTTAATGGGTAAGTTGATGAAGTCGTAAATCACTGACCAACTATATTGATCCCATCATAACTTTCCTTTCTGCTTAATGAAATATAATGTCAATATGAAacatctctctttcttctttcatCTTGTGAGCCGAAAACAATGTTTATCCAATCTGAAATAGAGTTGTTGCAGCAGTAACTACGACTAATGATCATTCTTGGTATATTGTTCAGATACATTGCTTCAGACTGTGATGCGGTTGCTCTCATTTATGGTGCTGATGGCTATGCCAAATCAGCTGAAGATGCAGTTGCTGATGTTCTCAAAGCTGGTATGGACTATGTGAAGGCTCTGTTATGGTTTAAATTGCTTACAGCACAATCTACTAAAACTTGCTATATAGAACTGAAACAAGGCAAGCTGCCTACTACTGGCAAAACCTTTCCAAATAGACAATTCACTATTTTCCTATACTTGGTAAGAATTATGATCAGAATGTGTCGAGTGTAATTTAAACAAGGAATCAAGCTAAAATTCTTGTGTAATATAATGAGCATGAGCTTGGTCCTCAACCACAACATAGTAGTAAGTCATCCTTTGACAAAAAAAGAACCTTACACAACTCATATGGCTCAAAAAGTAAAGCTAAGTATTAGGATGAAGCTTTGGACTGGGTCACTATCGAAGGAATCAACATTTGGTGAGCTTCTACATAGATGAAGATGCATGTAAGAACTTCAACTTGGGTTTCGTTCAGTAATTTCCAACAATCTCAGTTTGCTAGAATCATACTTTAACTCCTAGTAATTCAGTGCTGTCAACATGAAGAATGATGTACATGGTAAGCAGAACTAATCATGATCGAAAACTTTGCAGGAATGGATCTAAATTGTGGTGACTATGTGCAGAAGTATGCTGGATCAGCTGTCAAAGAGGGAAAACTATCTGAAAGTGAGATAAACAGAGCActgcacaacctcttctccttgaGAATGAGACTTGGACTTTTCAATGGAATTCCAAAACAACAAGCTTCGGGAAACATCTTTGCGAACCAAATCTGCTCGAAAGAGCACCAAGACTTGGCTCTCGAAGCAGCCCAAGACGGCATCGTTCTCTTAAAGAAAACAGCCAATTTGCTTCCCCTGGCAAGATCAAGGGTTACATCTCTTGGTGTCATTGGCCCAAACGCTAACGTCGGGTACAAACTTCTTGGTAATTATGGAGGGCCTCCTTGCAAAGGTATCACTCCACTTGGGGCATTGCAGACCTATGTCGGGAGTACTCGGTACGTCGCAGGGTGCGACAGCGCTGCTTGCACTTCTAGTTCGATTAATGATGCTGTGCAATTGGCCAAGTCAGTGGACTATGTGATCATGTTCATGGGGCTGGAGCAAGATCAGGAGAGAGAGGACCTCGATAGAGTGGATTTGGTTCTCCCAGGAATGCAGCAAGCTCTCATATCCAATGTTGCAGGAGCAGCAAAAAGGCCCATCATCCTGGTGCTGCTATCCGGTGGTCCGGTGGACATTACGTTCGCAAAGCTCGACGGAAGAATCGGAGGTATCTTGTGGGCTGGTTACCCTGGTGAAGCAGGTGGATTAGCGATCGCACGAATCATCTTCGGAGAGCACAATCCAGGTGAAGTATCCCATTCACTTGCAGAATCTTACAAAGTCGAAGCTTTCTACCACAAACCTGAAGCTAGTGCTTTGCCATGCAACAAACTGAAGCATATACGCATCTGGTTTCTGTGCTTCAAGAGTAGGCTGTGGGTACATGAACATCAAGAACAGCTACTTAACGTTGCTCCAGTAATGGAATTCTTGGTGAACAATGAGATCATATATAGAACTAATGTTCTTCTAATCACAAACTGTTCATACTAGCTCACACATCATGCTACTTACTTGATCATCCTGGTTTGCGCAGGGGGAAGATTGCCTGTTACTTGGTATCCGCAAGAGTTCACAAGGGTGCCAATGATTGACATGAGGATGAGGGCCGACCCTGCCTCTGGCTATCCAGGACGCACCTACAGATTCTACACCGGCAAGCCTGTTTATAGATTTGGCCACGGCCTCAGCTACACCACGTACTCGTATGAGTTCGAAGCTGAAGCTGTAACTTCGATCTACCTGAACGACTCACAACCTCTCCAGGCTACGGCAAACTCAGACATTCCCAGTTATAACATAGAAAGCATAGGCTCCGACGCATGCGGAAAACTA from Musa acuminata AAA Group cultivar baxijiao chromosome BXJ1-3, Cavendish_Baxijiao_AAA, whole genome shotgun sequence encodes the following:
- the LOC135616790 gene encoding probable beta-D-xylosidase 7, whose translation is MGADRELRVLSTLLLLLVQPLVVFSSTPPFACDPTNPSTPYYAFCKTTLPIDKRVSDLVSRLTLEEKIPQLGDVAPAIPRLGVPSYKWWSEALHGLSLWGRGIHFNGTIRSATSFPQVILTAASFNPRLWYRIGQAIGMEARAIYNMGQAEGLTFWSPNVNIFRDPRWGRGQETPGEDPMTASKYAVYFVRGLQGDSFRGRRSGQLKASACCKHYTAYDMDNWKGNSRYTFDARVTAQDMEDTYQPPFRSCIKQGRATCVMCSYNRVNGVPTCADYNLLSKTARGLWGFNGYIASDCDAVALIYGADGYAKSAEDAVADVLKAGMDLNCGDYVQKYAGSAVKEGKLSESEINRALHNLFSLRMRLGLFNGIPKQQASGNIFANQICSKEHQDLALEAAQDGIVLLKKTANLLPLARSRVTSLGVIGPNANVGYKLLGNYGGPPCKGITPLGALQTYVGSTRYVAGCDSAACTSSSINDAVQLAKSVDYVIMFMGLEQDQEREDLDRVDLVLPGMQQALISNVAGAAKRPIILVLLSGGPVDITFAKLDGRIGGILWAGYPGEAGGLAIARIIFGEHNPGGRLPVTWYPQEFTRVPMIDMRMRADPASGYPGRTYRFYTGKPVYRFGHGLSYTTYSYEFEAEAVTSIYLNDSQPLQATANSDIPSYNIESIGSDACGKLKLSAAVSVKNHGPMAGKHPVLLFSRWPSLQHGRAVKQLIGFKSVHLEAGESTKVVFSLWPCQQLSRAMGDGTRVLDRGSHFLVVGEKEHEINIVF